In bacterium, the following proteins share a genomic window:
- a CDS encoding threonyl-tRNA synthetase editing domain-containing protein codes for MKLLLFYMPSFYYSTHAKSLPSAPDVQEEREITGCVVALVQAEEDDPGKGKKVLDKLLKNAKWLCGKFQTKKVVLHFFSHLSESRADPEYARDILVRAAERLESAGYEAHLTPFGYFCEMKLHIGGESLAKVYKEF; via the coding sequence ATGAAACTGCTGCTTTTCTACATGCCATCCTTCTACTACTCGACCCACGCCAAGTCCCTCCCTTCCGCTCCCGATGTGCAGGAGGAAAGGGAGATCACCGGGTGCGTCGTGGCCCTCGTCCAGGCCGAGGAGGACGACCCCGGAAAGGGAAAGAAGGTCCTGGACAAGCTGCTCAAGAACGCCAAGTGGCTGTGCGGGAAGTTCCAGACGAAGAAGGTGGTCCTTCATTTCTTCTCCCACCTTTCGGAAAGCCGGGCCGACCCTGAATACGCACGGGACATCCTGGTGCGGGCCGCCGAACGGCTCGAGAGCGCCGGCTACGAGGCGCACCTGACCCCCTTCGGGTACTTCTGCGAGATGAAGCTGCACATCGGGGGGGAATCCCTGGCGAAGGTGTACAAGGAGTTCTGA
- a CDS encoding DUF2723 domain-containing protein: MTRISHPHIETLISRLIPLVIFLVCGGLYLNTLYPGIGGRINFGDSVKFQFLTLVDGLPHSPGFPLYLMLSRAAGNTFTFSPHPERVALLSVLFGLLTILLVYCIIRNLTSSIVASLTVPLILAFSFTFWTQATEAEIYTLNTFFIAVVCWLFIRYERTRRACYLYGGLLLYAVSFGNHLSMIGLLPALLYLICSTDKRVFFSRNFLFVAVFSILLGMSQYLYIWNIANSPMAYSEFIGQNPSFSRFLLYISGAQFYQKTLPYVGTALLLKGPARFIVQIFLEFGYLVLPGIFSLGLSLRRRAGHERKPVERFLLLAFAGMTLVTIFYDIYDYQVYFLPSFLIFTLFLGNLINDIPSRSVKNLYLSFLVILSTTLAVHNYTDVKVKDNPLQAELTWIFDHLPDQARILLSQRGSFFYHGYLGAQYFKFSRWSNGEDCTILRNVSRHDKEPFYSTARDLDLWAGFLKNGTHTGSLVKNSWISLSELLQSLTDRQLAVITSTEFAETIPTESQSLFRGLNTGLLQGKGRYLGLYADGLMILERKDIETPFQIHFASGSELEGFRFSRDFSVNSFSTTIGEGITVEIGGRKLVTQKGGLNVFLLDEKMEVFNTYRLSPYLPGMGFPQTEPPIYKVEILHSVDNEN, translated from the coding sequence ATGACCCGTATCTCACACCCCCATATTGAAACTTTGATAAGCAGGCTGATCCCGCTCGTCATTTTCCTGGTGTGCGGAGGCCTCTATTTAAACACCCTTTATCCGGGTATCGGAGGCAGGATAAATTTCGGCGATTCGGTCAAATTCCAGTTCCTCACTCTTGTGGACGGGCTGCCACATTCGCCGGGGTTTCCACTGTATCTCATGCTTTCAAGAGCGGCGGGAAATACCTTCACCTTTTCCCCGCATCCGGAAAGGGTCGCTCTCCTGTCCGTACTTTTCGGGCTTCTGACCATTCTCCTGGTCTACTGTATAATTCGGAACCTCACATCCAGCATTGTCGCTTCCCTGACAGTACCCCTGATCCTGGCTTTTTCCTTCACCTTCTGGACCCAGGCTACCGAGGCGGAAATTTATACGCTCAACACCTTTTTTATTGCCGTCGTATGCTGGCTGTTCATCAGATATGAAAGAACCAGGCGGGCCTGTTACCTTTACGGTGGCTTGCTGTTGTACGCTGTCAGCTTTGGGAATCATCTTTCCATGATCGGTCTTCTCCCTGCCCTGCTGTATCTGATATGTTCAACCGATAAGCGCGTCTTTTTCAGTCGGAATTTTCTTTTTGTCGCCGTATTTTCCATTCTCCTGGGAATGTCCCAGTACCTGTACATCTGGAACATTGCCAACAGCCCCATGGCCTATTCCGAGTTCATAGGGCAAAATCCCTCTTTCAGCCGGTTTCTTCTTTATATTTCGGGGGCGCAATTTTATCAAAAAACGCTACCTTACGTCGGAACAGCGCTGTTGCTAAAGGGGCCTGCCCGCTTCATTGTCCAGATATTTCTTGAATTTGGCTATTTGGTACTCCCAGGTATTTTTTCATTGGGCCTCAGCCTCCGGAGGCGTGCCGGTCATGAAAGGAAACCGGTGGAACGTTTCCTTCTGTTGGCCTTCGCGGGGATGACTTTAGTTACGATCTTTTACGATATTTACGATTACCAGGTATACTTTTTGCCGTCCTTTCTCATATTTACTTTATTTTTGGGTAACCTCATTAACGATATCCCCAGCCGTAGTGTGAAAAATTTATACCTGTCATTTCTGGTGATACTTTCCACAACCCTGGCGGTCCATAACTATACTGATGTCAAGGTAAAGGATAATCCTCTTCAGGCAGAGCTCACCTGGATCTTTGATCATTTACCCGATCAGGCCCGTATCTTACTGTCACAACGTGGCTCCTTCTTCTATCATGGTTATTTGGGCGCACAGTATTTCAAGTTCTCCAGATGGAGCAATGGAGAGGATTGCACGATCCTCAGGAATGTTAGCCGGCATGACAAGGAACCTTTCTATTCGACGGCCAGGGATCTGGACCTGTGGGCCGGTTTCCTGAAAAACGGCACCCACACAGGGTCACTGGTTAAAAACAGCTGGATATCACTGTCCGAACTTCTTCAAAGCCTTACTGACCGTCAGCTTGCCGTCATCACCTCTACGGAGTTTGCTGAGACGATCCCGACTGAAAGTCAATCCCTCTTCAGGGGGTTGAATACCGGACTCCTTCAGGGGAAAGGGAGGTATCTGGGTCTATATGCTGACGGTTTGATGATCCTGGAGCGAAAGGATATCGAAACACCGTTCCAGATCCATTTCGCAAGTGGTTCGGAACTGGAGGGATTCCGGTTTAGCAGGGACTTTTCCGTTAACAGCTTCTCAACAACCATCGGGGAAGGGATAACGGTCGAAATAGGGGGCAGAAAACTGGTGACTCAAAAGGGAGGTCTTAATGTGTTCCTTTTAGACGAAAAGATGGAAGTATTTAATACTTATCGATTAAGTCCATATCTTCCTGGTATGGGCTTTCCGCAGACCGAGCCACCAATATACAAGGTCGAAATTCTGCACTCGGTTGACAATGAAAACTGA
- a CDS encoding ATP-binding protein, protein MTLNRADEYCYHINLSLLKGSPVPCYLADTEGKLTFINPAMESLIGYSLEECMGQPASTLWSDAAPGIGTIDPGSWQGTVHVRSGKGEELLGQVTTTTFHDPGGGSDIVLGTIADLSPYQSALDTLRSRNDRLGALASIAARISVYGDTRQLAREAMQAVADLLPVKNAFLILLDSVTGQLALLEGYNIPYQEMDRYHIETSWEDCLEGRVVREKGAILIEDVSADPQAVHYEVGSRSLGLIPLLSRDRAIGVLSVTTQAPHSLNQEDMEFLVTLGSQLGIALENTRLIGALRDSNVRLQQQNQDLEELLSVISHDLRSPLATIGGYASLLMKKAEKLSVEEKINFAEIIFRKTKETSRRFDDLLDVFRVSLGQEKDEAVEVNPEQVIGQALVEAGFVEGTSPVRVDLPQGVPHFIGYPGHLMLIFTNLFSNALKFMGNQAEPRVTVDYEPTESSGRMVHRFIVADNGMGIPSDYLPNIFRPFTRGPSVEDIPGTGVGLASVNRIVRSHQGTVEIKSTAGEGTSVTFTLPWKVAG, encoded by the coding sequence ATGACATTGAACAGAGCAGATGAATACTGCTACCACATCAACCTGTCCCTGCTTAAAGGCAGCCCGGTCCCATGCTATCTTGCCGACACGGAGGGAAAGCTCACCTTCATTAACCCGGCAATGGAATCCCTCATCGGATATTCGCTGGAAGAGTGCATGGGGCAGCCCGCGTCCACACTCTGGTCCGATGCGGCACCCGGCATCGGCACGATCGACCCGGGCAGCTGGCAGGGAACCGTCCATGTTCGATCCGGCAAAGGAGAGGAACTCCTCGGCCAGGTGACCACAACCACCTTCCACGACCCTGGAGGCGGTTCAGATATCGTCCTGGGGACGATCGCCGACCTGTCCCCCTACCAGTCAGCCCTTGACACCCTGCGCTCCCGCAACGACCGGCTCGGAGCCCTTGCCAGCATCGCCGCCCGCATCAGCGTTTACGGGGACACGCGCCAGCTGGCCCGGGAAGCCATGCAGGCCGTAGCCGACCTCCTGCCCGTAAAAAACGCCTTTCTGATCCTCCTCGACTCCGTCACCGGACAGCTTGCCCTTCTCGAGGGCTACAATATTCCCTACCAGGAGATGGACCGCTATCACATTGAGACGTCCTGGGAAGATTGCCTGGAGGGGAGAGTGGTCCGTGAGAAAGGGGCGATCCTCATCGAGGACGTATCCGCTGATCCACAGGCCGTCCATTACGAGGTCGGGTCCAGGTCCCTGGGGCTCATCCCCCTTCTGTCCCGCGACAGGGCTATCGGAGTCCTTTCAGTCACCACTCAAGCGCCTCACTCTCTTAACCAGGAGGACATGGAGTTCCTCGTCACCCTGGGATCCCAGCTGGGGATAGCCCTTGAAAACACCAGGCTCATCGGAGCGCTCAGGGACAGCAACGTCCGCCTCCAGCAGCAGAACCAGGACCTCGAGGAGCTCCTGTCGGTCATCTCCCACGACCTGCGCAGCCCTCTGGCCACCATTGGCGGATACGCGTCACTGCTCATGAAGAAGGCAGAGAAGCTGAGTGTCGAGGAGAAGATCAATTTCGCCGAGATTATTTTCCGGAAAACGAAGGAGACATCCCGGAGGTTCGACGACCTGCTGGACGTTTTCAGGGTCTCCCTCGGGCAGGAGAAGGATGAGGCCGTCGAGGTGAACCCGGAACAGGTCATCGGGCAGGCTCTCGTGGAGGCCGGCTTTGTGGAGGGGACCTCCCCGGTCCGGGTCGACCTTCCCCAGGGTGTCCCCCACTTCATCGGGTACCCCGGGCATCTTATGCTTATCTTTACCAACCTGTTTTCCAACGCCCTCAAGTTCATGGGAAACCAGGCCGAACCCCGCGTTACCGTGGATTACGAGCCTACTGAAAGCTCCGGCCGGATGGTTCACCGGTTTATCGTGGCGGACAACGGAATGGGGATCCCATCCGACTACCTCCCCAATATCTTCCGTCCCTTTACGCGGGGCCCATCCGTCGAAGATATCCCCGGTACCGGGGTGGGCCTGGCTTCCGTCAACCGGATCGTCCGCAGCCACCAGGGAACCGTCGAGATCAAGAGTACCGCGGGAGAGGGGACTTCGGTAACCTTTACGCTGCCATGGAAGGTGGCAGGCTGA
- a CDS encoding carbonic anhydrase, whose product MKGPEVLEKVLAGNRRFVTGKNRALGDPVNLGEMVQTQSPIAAVLSCSDARVPPHHVLDKKIGEIFVVRVAGKVPGPSVIGSLEYAVAQLKVPLLLVLGHEGCGAVKAAMEGGAEGVLGELVKEIELAVRSVLEESENHEDAFSEAVKANTRQTMRKLMERSPVISDAVRNGDLILAGAIYSLETGEVTVLPEKGRVL is encoded by the coding sequence ATGAAAGGCCCGGAAGTGCTCGAAAAAGTTCTCGCGGGGAACCGGCGGTTCGTGACGGGGAAAAACAGAGCCCTGGGCGACCCGGTGAACCTCGGGGAAATGGTCCAGACTCAAAGCCCCATAGCGGCGGTCCTCAGCTGTTCGGATGCCCGTGTCCCCCCCCATCACGTGCTCGACAAGAAGATCGGAGAGATCTTCGTGGTGAGGGTTGCCGGCAAGGTGCCGGGTCCAAGCGTCATCGGCAGCCTTGAATATGCTGTTGCCCAGCTGAAGGTGCCTCTCCTTCTCGTGCTCGGGCACGAGGGGTGCGGTGCCGTCAAGGCGGCCATGGAGGGCGGCGCCGAGGGCGTCCTGGGCGAACTCGTAAAGGAGATCGAACTGGCGGTAAGGTCTGTCCTCGAGGAATCGGAAAATCACGAGGATGCCTTTTCCGAGGCAGTCAAGGCCAACACCCGGCAAACCATGAGAAAACTGATGGAACGGTCACCGGTTATCTCCGATGCGGTCCGCAACGGGGATCTCATCCTGGCGGGGGCGATCTATTCCCTCGAGACGGGGGAAGTCACTGTCCTGCCTGAGAAAGGTCGGGTGCTGTGA